The Anaerohalosphaeraceae bacterium genome has a window encoding:
- a CDS encoding YhcH/YjgK/YiaL family protein, producing MIIDTLDHAFLYKNIEPQIAAGLALLEEDYVRTAAEGRYEVQGEDLFFIVQEYATAPFEQGRLEIHQKYLDIQFIASGRECIGYAPLEGLAELESYSDSKDIAFYSSNRPVSRLVLETGMFAVFFPQEPHMPGRQVSDKPEPVKKIVIKIRME from the coding sequence ATGATAATCGATACGCTTGACCATGCTTTCTTGTACAAAAATATCGAACCGCAAATAGCCGCCGGGCTGGCTTTGCTGGAGGAAGACTATGTCCGCACAGCTGCGGAAGGCCGCTATGAAGTGCAGGGGGAAGATTTGTTTTTTATTGTTCAGGAATACGCAACAGCACCCTTCGAACAGGGTCGTCTCGAAATCCACCAAAAGTATCTGGATATCCAATTCATCGCCTCCGGCCGCGAATGCATCGGCTATGCACCCCTCGAAGGTCTTGCTGAACTGGAATCCTATTCAGACTCCAAAGATATTGCCTTTTACAGCTCAAACAGACCGGTCAGCCGGCTGGTTCTGGAAACCGGGATGTTTGCCGTCTTTTTCCCGCAGGAACCCCACATGCCCGGCCGTCAGGTGTCTGACAAGCCGGAACCGGTCAAAAAAATTGTGATTAAAATTCGGATGGAATAG